TTGAAATGATGACCCTTGTTGCTTGTTCTTCAGTGAGTGAGTCACACCACGATTAGGGAGTAATTGTTGAACCTTGGCTTGCTAACCTAAACTCTGTACAGATTTTGGTTTATAGAAGGCTTTGCTATGGGAAATGCCTTTGTGCGGTGAACATCAAACACAATGTTAGGTAAGAGCCTAAGCAGTAATTACTTCCATTATCCCGATTAACAATTAAGAGTTCTCAGAGAATAATCTTTGTGTCAGACAACACTCTGCATTGTCTACTAATATTTCTTCATTTTGTTATATTTCATCTTCCCATCATTCACATGCCAAGGCATTACTATACTAATACATGCAAATTTGCTCATCAGGGATTTCTAACTCTCCATCATGGAAGCATGCCTGCATCATGGCAGACAACCAAGGTTACATTTTGTTCCCAAATACTAGTTTCCTGGGTGACTCTTCATTTTGGAAGCCAAAACAATTCTAACGTTCAATATTTAGGTATATATTATTCAGTTTAACATTAGCTCTTACCTTTCTTACTCTTCTGTTCCTCCTCTCCCCTCTTTCCAACATAAATATGAATTTAACACCACCACCTCACAAACTGTTTCCAAAATCATTTTTAAAACCAAAACCAACTGTCATGCAGTGGGTTATAAGATATTCAGAAAACACAATTTGCTAGTTACAGCCTACAGAATCTTGCGGTTAGTAAGCAACGGATTAGTTGTAAATTCAAGAGGAATTGTGCATGCAAAATGATGGATGCTTTAGTGAGCCAAAAGGCAGACATCATGCTGTGCCAATCCAGTCAGTTCAAAATCCTGAGCCAGGATTATTAAATTGAAGCATGTGAGGGGTTGGGTGGAGGGGTAGAGGGTTAGCACTCTTATCATTGGTGGAACACACCTTCATCTTGACGAGGACTCTCATCCAGATGCCCCTGATCATCAGACTGTTTATTTACATTCCCAATCTTCTCAGTTTCAAGAGGTTTAGCATCTTTCTTTTGTTGGTGTGGGATCTTCATCACCTTTGGTTGCATTGAAGTCTTTAGGGCTCTGTCTTTAGAGTGTTGTTCGGGAGACACTTTTCCTCCAGCCTCTCTTTGCGAAGTACCTTTAGTAAATCCTCGTTTTTGGAGGAATTTTGTCCCCGCCTCTTTTTTCAGGGATGCCTTTGAGCCTATTCCCTCATCATCATCCAGCAGTTTTGGTACTTTGTGTTTCAGAGAAGGCAGAGTGATTTGGTCAGTGCATTCTGGAAAAATGAGCCCATCTTGACATTCCAGTGGACTCTCCACCATCTCCTGCACCGTGGTTGTTTGCTGCAACTCAGAGGGAATAGTTTCCCTGCTTCGACATTCAAAAGGACTCTCCACCATCTCATCCAGCTTAATCATTTGCTGCGACTCAGGGGGACCTGTTTCTGTGATCCGACATTCCAGAGGGCTCCCCTCCATCTCGTTCGGCTCAGATATTTGCTGTGACTCAGAGGGAACAGCTTCTGTGTTCCGACATTCCGGAGGGCTGTCCACCATCTCATTCAACTCAGATATTTGCTGTGACTCAGAGGGAACAGTTTCTCTGTTCTGACATTCGAAAGGATTCTCCACCATCTCAATCAACTCAGGTGTTTGCCATGATTCAGAGAGAGACGTTTCTCTGTTCCGACATTCCAAAGGACTCTCCACCATCTCATTCTGCTCAGATGTTTGTTGCAACTCAGTAGGAGAAATTTCTGTGTTCCAACATTCCAAGGGACTCTCCACCATCTCCTTCATCTCAGATTTGTGCTGTGACTCAGGGAGAGAGGTTTCTCTATTCCAACATAGTGGACTCTCAACTAGAACTTTTACCTCAGACATCTGCTCAATAGTGGCAATTTCACTACAACAATGCTCTAGAGGAATATCGACTATCCCTTTCACTTCAGAAGTGTCTAAAGCAGTTTCTGTACTCACTTGCTCCAGAGGGGTCTCTGTCGAAACTATCACCTCAGATATTTGCTTTGACCCAAGGGAACCTGTTTCGCTATTCACATGATCCAGAGGGATCTGTCTCATCTTCTTTACCTCAGGTATTTGGTTTGATTCAGGGAGAGTACCTTCACTATCCACAGGTTTTAGAGGGGCCTCAACCATCTCCTTCAGACCAGATTTTTGCCCTGAACAATGGGGAGTAGTATGTCTAGCCATATGTTCTGGAGAAGGCTTTTCTATCTCCACCTCTGGCACTTTCTTTGATTCAAAGGGAGAAGTTTCTCTACCTGCATTTTCTACAAGGGTCTTTGCCACTTTTTTTACCTCACATGTTTGTTGTAAGTCACAGGAAGGGTCTTCTCCACCTCCATGTGCCAGAGGGGTCTGTGCTACCTCTTGCACCTCAAGGGGTGTCTGTGATCCAGGGGCAGCAATTTCTCTACCCAAATGTCCTGTCATTTCATTCACCTCAGATGTCCGCTTTGACCCAGGAGAAGCAGGTCCTCTACCCAAATGTTGCAGATAAGGCCCTTCCACCTCCTTACTTTTAGATACTTCCTCTGACTCAAGGGGAGTATATTCTTTACCATCAAATTCCAGAGAAATCAGTGGTGCTACCTTGTTTACTTCAGAATTTTTCTGTGACCTAGGTGGAATAATTCTGCCAGCCCATTGTTCTAAGGGGGGCTCTACTATCTCTCCCAACGTAGAGGTTTGGAGGGACTCAGAAGAGATGATTTCTCGGCTCCAACAATCCAGAGGATTACCTGTCTGTTCCACTTCTGAGGTTATCTCCATCTGTGACTGGTTGTCTGCATGAGCTGCCTCTCTTCTCTGGTTCCCGACAACAGCCCCCAATTGGTTCACTGAAGAGGTTTTAGTTTTGTGCAGTGGAGGATGAGCTATTTCATTCACTGAACTTCCAGGTGCCCAAATACTACTTTGACTTGGTACACTGTGCACCTGCTGTGCTTTTACTTGCACCCCCGATGCCTCATTACATGGCCCCTCAGTGCTCAAGATATTTTCCTTGTGTTCCCATGTCTCTCCTTTAGGTAGCCCTTCTAGTCGCTGGTCGGAAACAATTGCTTGAGCCTCTTTAGCTTTAGCCTGTATATCCACTGTAGGAGGTTGGGCTCCTTTTGGATGTGAgcgttttttctttttctttttcttctccacAGCCACTTTTACTACTGGTGATTCCATTGATGGTGTGGTTTCCTTAACCTCCTCTGCAAGCTTACCTTTCCCAGAGATCCGTTCTAAAGATGGAGTTTCTGTAAGTGGGACAGCAATACTCGTGGCGCTTGTGGTGTTGTTAAGTTCCATGGTGCTCACTGACAACTCAAAGTTCCCGCAGGCTGGTGGGACTGATTTAGTGGACGCAGTAAGTCCTGCACCACAGGCCACGTTCTCCAGTTGCGGGGTGCGTGGTGAGGTTTTTGTTGGTGTTTGCAGTAAAGCATCAACTGCAACAGTGGTCTTCATCATGTCTGAAACTAGCAAGTGATCATCCATTAAGCCAGCACTCAAAGCTGGGTCACAACGGTCTACAGGGTGGAAAGATGTCTCAACTTGATTCGGGCTGATGAATGGTACACCAAATTCTTCTATATACAAGGGAAAAATAGCAGCTAAATACAACATCAAAGGTATCAACACTCAAAACACATTCAGCATTTTAATTTTTGTTCTCTTATCTGTATGTGGGGGAACAACAATTgcataattttaaaaatataaacaATACTAATGTAATAGAAGCAGTGACTTCTGTTGTATTAAGTCACACGGAGTAGTAAGGCCTAGGTTCAATCCCAAGTCTGTAGCTAGTCACTAGTTCCAGTTTGAGTGCCATATGGTTACAATTATTGGCTTCCAAAgtcgaggaagggataaaccaaatCACTGGACATCAGCTGAAGATAGGGGCGTGTTTGCATGCAATAGTCTCCCTTACTTACATCTGGTCACTTGAGAATTACCAAACAGCAACCAACATCCATGGAACTACATTATCAAAACAGTCTTATACACCTTCATGAAGGGAGGGGGAAAACACAGGTTAATAATTTTGCATTGGGAGCACATAAAAAAAAATGCACCCATTCTTTTCACGACTGAACTGCATAATTCCCTTTAAAGTTTTTTGCATGGCAGCTCACGTGTGATAAATTTAAGAAGTCAACTTGTGCATGACCTCTGAAGGAGCTTACAAGTTGTTGTGCAGCTGCCCAGTTCAGAGGAAATATTTCTCTCCTCTCCACATAGAATTTGCTTGCACATTGTATGACAAGGAATACAGACAGCAGCAATTCTAAATATAATTGAACACCAGCACCTCCATGTCGTTTGATGTCATAGAAATTGCCCTAGCTGAACCAATCAGAAACTTTGGGCTGGAATGAGGGCAGGCTCCCTGCACCCCAGCATAAGTTTCAGGGGTGAGCCCAGGAAGGAGGCATACTCCCTTTCACCGACCAGCAGCCCGCAGGGTTAAACTCATGTCTTTCCTGCCACCCATCCTCAGAGTGATGATGGAAGGAGGTCCTTCATTGGACATTCATTACACACTTAAAAAGGTCTCACTGAGccacgagcaggcggcccacctgaCATTCCCCCCCAACGGCCATAAAGTTGAGACAGAGGCATGTGGGCCAATGGCAGACACACCGCTCATGGCATCCACCCTATTTTACGGGTCCATGCACCTGTTTTCCAGCCTGTGTGTGACCCATAAAATTCAGTCTTTTGTCATCATTTGTAACATGTTAGCCTAGATCTTCCAATGCCAATTGTGGCCACTGCTGTGTTTCAGGGTGCTCCAGA
This Scyliorhinus torazame isolate Kashiwa2021f chromosome 11, sScyTor2.1, whole genome shotgun sequence DNA region includes the following protein-coding sequences:
- the LOC140385700 gene encoding uncharacterized protein isoform X5 translates to MADFDLIDALHESTPSVEPEVKRDFIASLEAEKYDDVVGESFTKENYVPLLDDDETKSPSLSEAKANAVVHLYGKTSPEQDGDGGQLAERSGASEQGPGDVPNGEHGVGKADDTEIHKTPLGVELLSFGGNHYIKGTIMDTMKPSAQMGTEPPFSLLGTLDGPDAEDLLNFKSMLSPVGEMKSSTASCPTLQHLSSPAKVAEELSVEGKRSPELAPLPSEEMAPPQEQMLDISWQATDSMASVTAPLAFEEDLWANQEEVTISSTTLSPAEPESITESTVNLMVDVKLWEKEESLTPAQEHIQSTQDATEEFGVPFISPNQVETSFHPVDRCDPALSAGLMDDHLLVSDMMKTTVAVDALLQTPTKTSPRTPQLENVACGAGLTASTKSVPPACGNFELSVSTMELNNTTSATSIAVPLTETPSLERISGKGKLAEEVKETTPSMESPVVKVAVEKKKKKKKRSHPKGAQPPTVDIQAKAKEAQAIVSDQRLEGLPKGETWEHKENILSTEGPCNEASGVQVKAQQVHSVPSQSSIWAPGSSVNEIAHPPLHKTKTSSVNQLGAVVGNQRREAAHADNQSQMEITSEVEQTGNPLDCWSREIISSESLQTSTLGEIVEPPLEQWAGRIIPPRSQKNSEVNKVAPLISLEFDGKEYTPLESEEVSKSKEVEGPYLQHLGRGPASPGSKRTSEVNEMTGHLGREIAAPGSQTPLEVQEVAQTPLAHGGGEDPSCDLQQTCEVKKVAKTLVENAGRETSPFESKKVPEVEIEKPSPEHMARHTTPHCSGQKSGLKEMVEAPLKPVDSEGTLPESNQIPEVKKMRQIPLDHVNSETGSLGSKQISEVIVSTETPLEQVSTETALDTSEVKGIVDIPLEHCCSEIATIEQMSEVKVLVESPLCWNRETSLPESQHKSEMKEMVESPLECWNTEISPTELQQTSEQNEMVESPLECRNRETSLSESWQTPELIEMVENPFECQNRETVPSESQQISELNEMVDSPPECRNTEAVPSESQQISEPNEMEGSPLECRITETGPPESQQMIKLDEMVESPFECRSRETIPSELQQTTTVQEMVESPLECQDGLIFPECTDQITLPSLKHKVPKLLDDDEGIGSKASLKKEAGTKFLQKRGFTKGTSQREAGGKVSPEQHSKDRALKTSMQPKVMKIPHQQKKDAKPLETEKIGNVNKQSDDQGHLDESPRQDEAKPEEPSVEGMTGTESAVTSKERPLSTDTKGKAGTPATKISPTKSKPQPPASLKRPTAAATSPNKKLIGSSSATTAASTSKRVSSSSLMRPSSANTKDMKPKATEAKSPVKLPSTRPSSAGVTKTNSNTSVKSNTTSLQKMTPTTGSTPRNTTLSTPKRPTSIKTEPKSAEMKKSLSAKSPLGETGRPKTASSTSVKSTGTTPSAPSTPLGTSAPTMASSNTSRAPRTMALKTTAASEAKRVAPIPRVPSKSTVTNAPKQPRPTSAPAPDLKNVKSKIGSTDNIKHQPGGGKVQIMNKKIDYSHVQSKCGSKDNIKHVPGGGNTRGPLVPLQYPAPDSAMLPVQIPKSKVDMSRASSKCGSKTNLKHKAGGGDVKIETTKTDFKNKAESKIGSLDNLNHTPGGGNVKNEGEEESESATISQIPENGDLMGQAESGTQQNGVGEDPTARSDETQSQELQIQETY
- the LOC140385700 gene encoding uncharacterized protein isoform X7, with the translated sequence MADFDLIDALHESTPSVEPEVKRDFIASLEAEKYDDVVGESFTKENYVPLLDDDETKSPSLSEAKANAVVHLYGKTSPEQDGDGGQLAERSGASEQGPGDVPNGEHGVGKADDTEIHKTPLGVELLSFGGNHYIKGTIMDTMKPSAQMGTEPPFSLLGTLDGPDAEDLLNFKSMLSPVGEMKSSTASCPTLQHLSSPAKVAEELSVEGKRSPELAPLPSEEMAPPQEQMLDISWQATDSMASVTAPLAFEEDLWANQEEVTISSTTLSPAEPESITESTVNLMVDVKLWEKEESLTPAQEHIQSTQDATEEFGVPFISPNQVETSFHPVDRCDPALSAGLMDDHLLVSDMMKTTVAVDALLQTPTKTSPRTPQLENVACGAGLTASTKSVPPACGNFELSVSTMELNNTTSATSIAVPLTETPSLERISGKGKLAEEVKETTPSMESPVVKVAVEKKKKKKKRSHPKGAQPPTVDIQAKAKEAQAIVSDQRLEGLPKGETWEHKENILSTEGPCNEASGVQVKAQQVHSVPSQSSIWAPGSSVNEIAHPPLHKTKTSSVNQLGAVVGNQRREAAHADNQSQMEITSEVEQTGNPLDCWSREIISSESLQTSTLGEIVEPPLEQWAGRIIPPRSQKNSEVNKVAPLISLEFDGKEYTPLESEEVSKSKEVEGPYLQHLGRGPASPGSKRTSEVNEMTGHLGREIAAPGSQTPLEVQEVAQTPLAHGGGEDPSCDLQQTCEVKKVAKTLVENAGRETSPFESKKVPEVEIEKPSPEHMARHTTPHCSGQKSGLKEMVEAPLKPVDSEGTLPESNQIPEVKKMRQIPLDHVNSETGSLGSKQISEVIVSTETPLEQVSTETALDTSEVKGIVDIPLEHCCSEIATIEQMSEVKVLVESPLCWNRETSLPESQHKSEMKEMVESPLECWNTEISPTELQQTSEQNEMVESPLECRNRETSLSESWQTPELIEMVENPFECQNRETVPSESQQISELNEMVDSPPECRNTEAVPSESQQISEPNEMEGSPLECRITETGPPESQQMIKLDEMVESPFECRSRETIPSELQQTTTVQEMVESPLECQDGLIFPECTDQITLPSLKHKVPKLLDDDEGIGSKASLKKEAGTKFLQKRGFTKGTSQREAGGKVSPEQHSKDRALKTSMQPKVMKIPHQQKKDAKPLETEKIGNVNKQSDDQGHLDESPRQDEAKPEEPSVEGMTGTESAVTSKERPLSTDTKGKAGTPATKISPTKSKPQPPASLKRPTAAATSPNKKLIGSSSATTAASTSKRVSSSSLMRPSSANTKDMKPKATEAKSPVKLPSTRPSSAGVTKTNSNTSVKSNTTSLQKMTPTTGSTPRNTTLSTPKRPTSIKTEPKSAEMKKSLSAKSPLGETGRPKTASSTSVKSTGTTPSAPSTPLGTSAPTMASSNTSRAPRTMALKTTAASEAKRVAPIPRVPSKSTVTNAPKQPRPTSAPAPDLKNVKSKIGSTDNIKHQPGGGKAKPVEKRPELVRLNRKIESSTRVTKTTSMKDSPKQTNGKVQIPKSKVDMSRASSKCGSKTNLKHKAGGGDVKIETTKTDFKNKAESKIGSLDNLNHTPGGGNVKNEGEEESESATISQIPENGDLMGQAESGTQQNGVGEDPTARSDETQSQELQIQETY
- the LOC140385700 gene encoding uncharacterized protein isoform X10 gives rise to the protein MADFDLIDALHESTPSVEPEVKRDFIASLEAEKYDDVVGESFTKENYVPLLDDDETKSPSLSEAKANAVVHLYGKTSPEQDGDGGQLAERSGASEQGPGDVPNGEHGVGKADDTGEMKSSTASCPTLQHLSSPAKVAEELSVEGKRSPELAPLPSEEMAPPQEQMLDISWQATDSMASVTAPLAFEEDLWANQEEVTISSTTLSPAEPESITESTVNLMVDVKLWEKEESLTPAQEHIQSTQDATEEFGVPFISPNQVETSFHPVDRCDPALSAGLMDDHLLVSDMMKTTVAVDALLQTPTKTSPRTPQLENVACGAGLTASTKSVPPACGNFELSVSTMELNNTTSATSIAVPLTETPSLERISGKGKLAEEVKETTPSMESPVVKVAVEKKKKKKKRSHPKGAQPPTVDIQAKAKEAQAIVSDQRLEGLPKGETWEHKENILSTEGPCNEASGVQVKAQQVHSVPSQSSIWAPGSSVNEIAHPPLHKTKTSSVNQLGAVVGNQRREAAHADNQSQMEITSEVEQTGNPLDCWSREIISSESLQTSTLGEIVEPPLEQWAGRIIPPRSQKNSEVNKVAPLISLEFDGKEYTPLESEEVSKSKEVEGPYLQHLGRGPASPGSKRTSEVNEMTGHLGREIAAPGSQTPLEVQEVAQTPLAHGGGEDPSCDLQQTCEVKKVAKTLVENAGRETSPFESKKVPEVEIEKPSPEHMARHTTPHCSGQKSGLKEMVEAPLKPVDSEGTLPESNQIPEVKKMRQIPLDHVNSETGSLGSKQISEVIVSTETPLEQVSTETALDTSEVKGIVDIPLEHCCSEIATIEQMSEVKVLVESPLCWNRETSLPESQHKSEMKEMVESPLECWNTEISPTELQQTSEQNEMVESPLECRNRETSLSESWQTPELIEMVENPFECQNRETVPSESQQISELNEMVDSPPECRNTEAVPSESQQISEPNEMEGSPLECRITETGPPESQQMIKLDEMVESPFECRSRETIPSELQQTTTVQEMVESPLECQDGLIFPECTDQITLPSLKHKVPKLLDDDEGIGSKASLKKEAGTKFLQKRGFTKGTSQREAGGKVSPEQHSKDRALKTSMQPKVMKIPHQQKKDAKPLETEKIGNVNKQSDDQGHLDESPRQDEAKPEEPSVEGMTGTESAVTSKERPLSTDTKGKAGTPATKISPTKSKPQPPASLKRPTAAATSPNKKLIGSSSATTAASTSKRVSSSSLMRPSSANTKDMKPKATEAKSPVKLPSTRPSSAGVTKTNSNTSVKSNTTSLQKMTPTTGSTPRNTTLSTPKRPTSIKTEPKSAEMKKSLSAKSPLGETGRPKTASSTSVKSTGTTPSAPSTPLGTSAPTMASSNTSRAPRTMALKTTAASEAKRVAPIPRVPSKSTVTNAPKQPRPTSAPAPDLKNVKSKIGSTDNIKHQPGGGKAKPVEKRPELVRLNRKIESSTRVTKTTSMKDSPKQTNGKVQIMNKKIDYSHVQSKCGSKDNIKHVPGGGNTRGPLVPLQYPAPDSAMLPVQIPKSKVDMSRASSKCGSKTNLKHKAGGGDVKIETTKTDFKNKAESKIGSLDNLNHTPGGGNVKNEGEEESESATISQIPENGDLMGQAESGTQQNGVGEDPTARSDETQSQELQIQETY
- the LOC140385700 gene encoding uncharacterized protein isoform X12: MADFDLIDALHESTPSVEPEVKRDFIASLEAEKYDDVVGESFTKENYVPLLDDDETKSPSLSEAKANAVVHLYGKTSPEQDGDGGQLAERSGASEQGPGDVPNGEHGVGKADDTGEMKSSTASCPTLQHLSSPAKVADSMASVTAPLAFEEDLWANQEEVTISSTTLSPAEPESITESTVNLMVDVKLWEKEESLTPAQEHIQSTQDATEEFGVPFISPNQVETSFHPVDRCDPALSAGLMDDHLLVSDMMKTTVAVDALLQTPTKTSPRTPQLENVACGAGLTASTKSVPPACGNFELSVSTMELNNTTSATSIAVPLTETPSLERISGKGKLAEEVKETTPSMESPVVKVAVEKKKKKKKRSHPKGAQPPTVDIQAKAKEAQAIVSDQRLEGLPKGETWEHKENILSTEGPCNEASGVQVKAQQVHSVPSQSSIWAPGSSVNEIAHPPLHKTKTSSVNQLGAVVGNQRREAAHADNQSQMEITSEVEQTGNPLDCWSREIISSESLQTSTLGEIVEPPLEQWAGRIIPPRSQKNSEVNKVAPLISLEFDGKEYTPLESEEVSKSKEVEGPYLQHLGRGPASPGSKRTSEVNEMTGHLGREIAAPGSQTPLEVQEVAQTPLAHGGGEDPSCDLQQTCEVKKVAKTLVENAGRETSPFESKKVPEVEIEKPSPEHMARHTTPHCSGQKSGLKEMVEAPLKPVDSEGTLPESNQIPEVKKMRQIPLDHVNSETGSLGSKQISEVIVSTETPLEQVSTETALDTSEVKGIVDIPLEHCCSEIATIEQMSEVKVLVESPLCWNRETSLPESQHKSEMKEMVESPLECWNTEISPTELQQTSEQNEMVESPLECRNRETSLSESWQTPELIEMVENPFECQNRETVPSESQQISELNEMVDSPPECRNTEAVPSESQQISEPNEMEGSPLECRITETGPPESQQMIKLDEMVESPFECRSRETIPSELQQTTTVQEMVESPLECQDGLIFPECTDQITLPSLKHKVPKLLDDDEGIGSKASLKKEAGTKFLQKRGFTKGTSQREAGGKVSPEQHSKDRALKTSMQPKVMKIPHQQKKDAKPLETEKIGNVNKQSDDQGHLDESPRQDEAKPEEPSVEGMTGTESAVTSKERPLSTDTKGKAGTPATKISPTKSKPQPPASLKRPTAAATSPNKKLIGSSSATTAASTSKRVSSSSLMRPSSANTKDMKPKATEAKSPVKLPSTRPSSAGVTKTNSNTSVKSNTTSLQKMTPTTGSTPRNTTLSTPKRPTSIKTEPKSAEMKKSLSAKSPLGETGRPKTASSTSVKSTGTTPSAPSTPLGTSAPTMASSNTSRAPRTMALKTTAASEAKRVAPIPRVPSKSTVTNAPKQPRPTSAPAPDLKNVKSKIGSTDNIKHQPGGGKAKPVEKRPELVRLNRKIESSTRVTKTTSMKDSPKQTNGKVQIMNKKIDYSHVQSKCGSKDNIKHVPGGGNTRGPLVPLQYPAPDSAMLPVQIPKSKVDMSRASSKCGSKTNLKHKAGGGDVKIETTKTDFKNKAESKIGSLDNLNHTPGGGNVKNEGEEESESATISQIPENGDLMGQAESGTQQNGVGEDPTARSDETQSQELQIQETY
- the LOC140385700 gene encoding uncharacterized protein isoform X6 — translated: MADFDLIDALHESTPSVEPEVKRDFIASLEAEKYDDVVGESFTKENYVPLLDDDETKSPSLSEAKANAVVHLYGKTSPEQDGDGGQLAERSGASEQGPGDVPNGEHGVGKADDTGTLDGPDAEDLLNFKSMLSPVGEMKSSTASCPTLQHLSSPAKVAEELSVEGKRSPELAPLPSEEMAPPQEQMLDISWQATDSMASVTAPLAFEEDLWANQEEVTISSTTLSPAEPESITESTVNLMVDVKLWEKEESLTPAQEHIQSTQDATEEFGVPFISPNQVETSFHPVDRCDPALSAGLMDDHLLVSDMMKTTVAVDALLQTPTKTSPRTPQLENVACGAGLTASTKSVPPACGNFELSVSTMELNNTTSATSIAVPLTETPSLERISGKGKLAEEVKETTPSMESPVVKVAVEKKKKKKKRSHPKGAQPPTVDIQAKAKEAQAIVSDQRLEGLPKGETWEHKENILSTEGPCNEASGVQVKAQQVHSVPSQSSIWAPGSSVNEIAHPPLHKTKTSSVNQLGAVVGNQRREAAHADNQSQMEITSEVEQTGNPLDCWSREIISSESLQTSTLGEIVEPPLEQWAGRIIPPRSQKNSEVNKVAPLISLEFDGKEYTPLESEEVSKSKEVEGPYLQHLGRGPASPGSKRTSEVNEMTGHLGREIAAPGSQTPLEVQEVAQTPLAHGGGEDPSCDLQQTCEVKKVAKTLVENAGRETSPFESKKVPEVEIEKPSPEHMARHTTPHCSGQKSGLKEMVEAPLKPVDSEGTLPESNQIPEVKKMRQIPLDHVNSETGSLGSKQISEVIVSTETPLEQVSTETALDTSEVKGIVDIPLEHCCSEIATIEQMSEVKVLVESPLCWNRETSLPESQHKSEMKEMVESPLECWNTEISPTELQQTSEQNEMVESPLECRNRETSLSESWQTPELIEMVENPFECQNRETVPSESQQISELNEMVDSPPECRNTEAVPSESQQISEPNEMEGSPLECRITETGPPESQQMIKLDEMVESPFECRSRETIPSELQQTTTVQEMVESPLECQDGLIFPECTDQITLPSLKHKVPKLLDDDEGIGSKASLKKEAGTKFLQKRGFTKGTSQREAGGKVSPEQHSKDRALKTSMQPKVMKIPHQQKKDAKPLETEKIGNVNKQSDDQGHLDESPRQDEAKPEEPSVEGMTGTESAVTSKERPLSTDTKGKAGTPATKISPTKSKPQPPASLKRPTAAATSPNKKLIGSSSATTAASTSKRVSSSSLMRPSSANTKDMKPKATEAKSPVKLPSTRPSSAGVTKTNSNTSVKSNTTSLQKMTPTTGSTPRNTTLSTPKRPTSIKTEPKSAEMKKSLSAKSPLGETGRPKTASSTSVKSTGTTPSAPSTPLGTSAPTMASSNTSRAPRTMALKTTAASEAKRVAPIPRVPSKSTVTNAPKQPRPTSAPAPDLKNVKSKIGSTDNIKHQPGGGKAKPVEKRPELVRLNRKIESSTRVTKTTSMKDSPKQTNGKVQIMNKKIDYSHVQSKCGSKDNIKHVPGGGNTRGPLVPLQYPAPDSAMLPVQIPKSKVDMSRASSKCGSKTNLKHKAGGGDVKIETTKTDFKNKAESKIGSLDNLNHTPGGGNVKNEGEEESESATISQIPENGDLMGQAESGTQQNGVGEDPTARSDETQSQELQIQETY
- the LOC140385700 gene encoding uncharacterized protein isoform X1; translation: MADFDLIDALHESTPSVEPEVKRDFIASLEAEKYDDVVGESFTKENYVPLLDDDETKSPSLSEAKANAVVHLYGKTSPEQDGDGGQLAERSGASEQGPGDVPNGEHGVGKADDTEIHKTPLGVELLSFGGNHYIKGTIMDTMKPSAQMGTEPPFSLLGTLDGPDAEDLLNFKSMLSPVGEMKSSTASCPTLQHLSSPAKVAEELSVEGKRSPELAPLPSEEMAPPQEQMLDISWQATDSMASVTAPLAFEEDLWANQEEVTISSTTLSPAEPESITESTVNLMVDVKLWEKEESLTPAQEHIQSTQDATEEFGVPFISPNQVETSFHPVDRCDPALSAGLMDDHLLVSDMMKTTVAVDALLQTPTKTSPRTPQLENVACGAGLTASTKSVPPACGNFELSVSTMELNNTTSATSIAVPLTETPSLERISGKGKLAEEVKETTPSMESPVVKVAVEKKKKKKKRSHPKGAQPPTVDIQAKAKEAQAIVSDQRLEGLPKGETWEHKENILSTEGPCNEASGVQVKAQQVHSVPSQSSIWAPGSSVNEIAHPPLHKTKTSSVNQLGAVVGNQRREAAHADNQSQMEITSEVEQTGNPLDCWSREIISSESLQTSTLGEIVEPPLEQWAGRIIPPRSQKNSEVNKVAPLISLEFDGKEYTPLESEEVSKSKEVEGPYLQHLGRGPASPGSKRTSEVNEMTGHLGREIAAPGSQTPLEVQEVAQTPLAHGGGEDPSCDLQQTCEVKKVAKTLVENAGRETSPFESKKVPEVEIEKPSPEHMARHTTPHCSGQKSGLKEMVEAPLKPVDSEGTLPESNQIPEVKKMRQIPLDHVNSETGSLGSKQISEVIVSTETPLEQVSTETALDTSEVKGIVDIPLEHCCSEIATIEQMSEVKVLVESPLCWNRETSLPESQHKSEMKEMVESPLECWNTEISPTELQQTSEQNEMVESPLECRNRETSLSESWQTPELIEMVENPFECQNRETVPSESQQISELNEMVDSPPECRNTEAVPSESQQISEPNEMEGSPLECRITETGPPESQQMIKLDEMVESPFECRSRETIPSELQQTTTVQEMVESPLECQDGLIFPECTDQITLPSLKHKVPKLLDDDEGIGSKASLKKEAGTKFLQKRGFTKGTSQREAGGKVSPEQHSKDRALKTSMQPKVMKIPHQQKKDAKPLETEKIGNVNKQSDDQGHLDESPRQDEAKPEEPSVEGMTGTESAVTSKERPLSTDTKGKAGTPATKISPTKSKPQPPASLKRPTAAATSPNKKLIGSSSATTAASTSKRVSSSSLMRPSSANTKDMKPKATEAKSPVKLPSTRPSSAGVTKTNSNTSVKSNTTSLQKMTPTTGSTPRNTTLSTPKRPTSIKTEPKSAEMKKSLSAKSPLGETGRPKTASSTSVKSTGTTPSAPSTPLGTSAPTMASSNTSRAPRTMALKTTAASEAKRVAPIPRVPSKSTVTNAPKQPRPTSAPAPDLKNVKSKIGSTDNIKHQPGGGKAKPVEKRPELVRLNRKIESSTRVTKTTSMKDSPKQTNGKVQIMNKKIDYSHVQSKCGSKDNIKHVPGGGNTRGPLVPLQYPAPDSAMLPVQIPKSKVDMSRASSKCGSKTNLKHKAGGGDVKIETTKTDFKNKAESKIGSLDNLNHTPGGGNVKNEGEEESESATISQIPENGDLMGQAESGTQQNGVGEDPTARSDETQSQELQIQETY